The genomic segment CAAtattttttaaaggaaaaaaatagaAGCATTGGAAAAACTTATCGATCAACTATACCTTGAATCTTACAAACTTCTATTTGGGCACaaaattttctttgtttttcttgTGCCTTTTTAGGCTAATTTTGTTCTTTTTTAACTAGTTTTAGAATAAGTCTCTCATTTTTGTTGGTATGATAGTACAAGTCTCTAGTTGACATTTCAAAGACTCTTTTAACCCATGTTTCTAACAACTAGGTGAAGGACTCCTTCAGCTAGAATAGTTAGCAACACacccaatttatatatatatatatatatatatatatttatatatatatagagagtaTATCATGGTAACTTATAGATCTTTTTTATTTCCTGGTTGAAATCTCACTTCTTTGGGGAGTTTAAGATAAGACCAAATTTGCAGGCttttagttttttgttttttagcTTTTATTGTCTAATTTTCCAAAAGCATATATGTATTATCTTTGGCTAGATAATAAGATTATTTTGTAATAAAGTCTACAACTAtacataaatataatataattctaGAATATGGTTGTGACTTTAACCCTTACCGGTAAGACTTTCTCTATTTTTTGTATGTGAATAAATaataacctaattttttttatatgatagtcTACATTATAGCAGGCGTCCTGTTGATTTTCAAGAAATTCTCAATAATTTAAAGTGCCGAAATCAGTATTCAAACAGTTAGTTGCACACACGTCTATTTTTTTTCATGCTTTGAACCCTGATTTTAGTATTGTAAATCATTCAAAATTTCTCACAAATTAATGGTATGAATGTAATTTGCATGCTATAATTACAATAAACGttcgtataaaaaaaattgagatatAATTTTTCTGTACGGAACGCATAAAAGACCTAACCAATAGACCCTAAATATAGAGAATTGCCCCAACACCAAGTAAGTGATATACCGCTATTAATAGCAATATAATATTGGAtcccacttatttgaatttaataagtattatggggTATCATTCACCAATCATGTGATGCCACCTCATGCGATGTTTGGCCACCTTAATATACCAAATAGCAACACTAAATATATTATATTCTAATTATAATACATTTAAGATTAGGCCCCACGTTCCAAGTTCCAACTTCGAAGCTATTTCCTctgtttcttattttattttaatgtaaATTATCTGTACTTCCGAAGTTATCAATGTGtctatatactatatatatacacatatatacccGCTTCTTATATCAGCTCAGAATTTCAAAGCTTCATATAGTTCCTTCCAATGAAGGACTAGTACCACTAATACACAACCCACATTAATGGTGTTCTTTCTGAACGTAATTCGTAGGAAAAACACCATGACCCAGGTTACATTCTAAGCCGCTTAAAACTCAAAGTAGTAATATATACTGTAAAgttggccaaaagaaacaaataaGAAGATCTTGTTGTTTGGTTTCTAAGAGAATTCTTAGTTGGTAAGAGATGGAAAATGGTGATACGTATAGAGTAAGTAGCTCCCGACTTGGTAGTTCGAGCATCTGGAGGAACAGTGCTTTGGAAGTATTTTCCAGGTCTTCTCGGGAAGAAGACGATGAAGAAGCCCTCAAATGGGCCGCCATTGAAAAGCTTCCCACGTATTTACGAGTACGGAGAGGCATTTTAACCGAAGCTGAAGGCCAAGCCAGAGAGATTGATATAAAGCATCTTGGAATACTTGAAAGAAGAAATATATTGGAGAGGCTAGTCAAAATTGCAGAGAAAGATAATGAAAAGTTCTTGATGAAATTCAAGAACAGAATCGATCGGTAAGCTTGAGTCTTCATGACTTtatgacatttttttttgtttattaaaaatCTCTTGTGTAATCACGAACTGGGTGTTACATattgttttgtttatgtttttgagctttttttaatggtttttttttccttttggtgCGTGCAGAGTTGGACTTGATATTCCAACCATTGAAGTAAGGTTTGAGCATTTAAATGTTGAAGCAGAAGCTTATGCTGGAGGCAGGGCACTACCTACAATGCTTAACTTTTCTATAAATATATTAGAGGTAATTATTAATGGATTTTGTAATAATATTGATTGTTACATATATACCAACaagttattttattaattaacgATTAGTtcattttatttgaattttgtgtGCGTGTGTAGGGGTTCTTGAATTTTCTTCACATTATTCCAAGTAGGAAGAAAGCACTACCAATTCTTCATGATGTTAGTGGAATTGTTAAACCAAGAAGGTAACTAGAAAAACTAACGAACTAGCTGAGATATTTGTAATCTGATTATTTCGACTGTCAATTTCTCAGATTTCTAATGCAATCTTTTGCAGAATGACATTGCTTTTAGGCCCTCCAATCTCCGGAAAGACCACCCTACTATTGGCTTTAGCTGGAAAACTTGATGAAGATCTAAAAGTAAGGATACAAGTCACAAGTCTCAAGTAGTCTCCTTGTTAAAAGTTAGGATTACTTTAAACGCTTGTTTATCAACCTTGTGATTTTGATACAAAACTTCCTTTGAAAAAATTTCCAGTTTTCCGGGAGAGTGGCATACAATGGACATGGATTGGAAGAGTTTGTACCAGAAAGGACATCAGCTTACATCAGTCAACATGATCTGCATATAGGAGAAATGACAGTGAGAGAAACACTGGCTTTCTCAGCAAGATGTCAAGGGGTTGGACCGCGCTACGGTTAGTTAAAACACCTAGAAATTCTTCATGTTTCACTTAATCTGTAGTAAAGAGTGTTCTCTGGAATCTGAACTAAGTTTGCTTGCACAAAAATATCAGAAATGTTAGCAGAATTGTCCAGGAGAGAGAAGGAAGCCAATATTATGCCAGATCCTGATCTTGACATATATATGAAGGTATGCGCATAGTGAAAGAGGTTAAAGAAAAGACAACTTCAGAAATTTCATGTCTGAAATTAGAGCCTTTTAGGCATCTCATCAAAAGATTGTATCTAATTAACATTTTTGCAGGCAGCAGCATTAGAAGGACAGGAATACAATGTGGTTACCGATTACATATTAAAGGTAACAGTTTATTTTTCATTTAAGTTGATGCTTTCGGTTTCAGCCCCAAAAAGAAAAAGTTGATGCTTggttaatataaataattaaaaggaTTTAAAATATTGGGAAtggaattttttattatttttgcagATTTTGGGACTTGAAGTTTGTGCTGACACTATGGTTGGGGATGAAATGGTAAGAGGTATATCTGGTGGACAGAAAAAGCGGTTGACAACAGGTAAAACCATGAAAAAGAAGATATATTTTCTCCTGTTTTCTGACAATGGACCTTTGACTATTTGGAACTTGTGGAAGTTTCTCCTTGTATATGAAATGAAGCGGTGACTGAAAATTTAGTCTATACTTTGTATAGGAGAGATGTTGGTGGGACCAGCAAAAGTCCTTTTCATGGATGAGATATCAACCGGTTTGGACAGTTCATCAACATTTCAGATAGTGAATTCACTGAGACAATCCATTCATATTCTCAATGGAACTGCTGTTATCTCTCTCCTTCAGCCAGCACCAGAAACTTATGACCTGTTTGATGATATAATTCTCCTCTCAGATGGATATATTGTGTATCAAGGTCCTCGTGAAAATGTCCTTGAGTTCTTCGAATGTATGGGGTTCAAGTGCCCAGAGAGGAAAGGAGTGGCAGACTTTTTgcaagaagtaaaaaaaaaaaatcactccttgcatttttttttccttcaagaCTTCAGATAGGTTGAACTTTTTAATTCTAAATTGTTAATTTGTATGTTATTCTCACTGATAAGGTGACATCAAAGAAAGATCAAGAGCAGTACTGGGCTAGCAAAGATGATCCTTACAATTTTGTATCCTCCAAAGAATTCGCTGAGGCATTTCAATCATTTCACATTGGTCGAAAGGTTGGTGATGAGCTCGCAACTCCATTTGACAAGTCCAAAGGCCACCCTGCAGCTTTGACAACTCAGAAGTATGGTGTTAGCATGAAGGAGCTGTTCAAAGCTTGTAGTGCTAGAGAATGGTTACTTATGAAGAGGAACTCGTTTGTCTACATTTTCAAAATGACTCAAGTAAGTAGTGCTTAAAGCATTGCACTCAAAGTTTTAAATCGTGAATCTTTAGTTCCTAGCTCTAATTCAGCAACTTCTTTAAATTGTTAAAATCTTCTCAGCTTACTATAATGGCGCTTATAGCAATGACGTTATTCTTTCGAACTGAGATGCATCACGATACACAAACAGATGCTGGGATCTATCTGGGAGCTTtgttcttcataatcatcataatcATGTTTAATGGATTCTCAGAGTTGGCATTGACTATCATGAAGCTTCCTGTCTTTTTCAAGCAAAGGGACCTTCTTTTCTATCCTGCTTGGGCATATTCTCTACCAACATGGATCCTTAAAATCCCTATCACCTTCATGGAAGTTGCCATTTGGGTGGTCTTGACTTACTATGTTATAGGTTTTGATCCCAACATTGAAAGGTGAAGATCTCAGGAAagctatattaaaaaaaaaaaaaagagttggtATTCACTAATTCTGATATCTGATCACAGATTCTGATTAAAAATTTCAACTTCAGGTTTTTCAGACAGTTCCTTCTACTTCTGTGCATTAACCAGATGGCATCTGGGCTTTTTCGATTCATGGGGTCATTAGGAAGGAACATAATTGTTGCAAATACTTTTGGCTCTTTTGCTTTACTGGCTGTTCTTGTTATGGGTGGCTTTATCTTAACAAGGGGTGAATAAATTTTACTAATTAAAACTATTACATCTCTAACCAATATTATTCGTATGAGAATTTCAGCACTAATACTTCTTTTATCTTAATTATATGTTTTTTGATGCTTTTCAGATGATGTTCGCCCATGGTGGATTTGGGGTTACTGGATCTCACCAATGATGTATGGACAGAATGCTATTGCGGTCAATGAGTTCCTTGGAAAAAGTTGGTCACATGTGAGCATCTTTCTCTTGAAGTTCCACAAACAACAGTATAATAACTGagaaagatattaataataaacaCTAGCAGCTAATACTTATTGGTATTTCtcgttttttttttcagattccACCTAACTCGACAGAGCCGATAGGAATAACACTTTTGAAGTCTCGAGGAATCTTCCCTGAGGCACGTTGGTACTGGATTGGAGTAGGAGCCACAATTGGATATATTTTACTTTTCAATTTTCTCTTCACTCTGGCTTTAAAATATCTCAACCGTAAGTCTCAGCGtatttttctgtttttcttgGTATGAAACATAATAGTGTTCTTATGATATGAAAAATGAATGAATGAGTGGTATGTTATGCTATGCTACGCAGCATTTGGTAAGCCTCAGGCAGTGCTATCTAAAGAAGCCTTCGAAGAGAAGAAGGATGCTAGCAGAATTGGAGAGTCCATTGATCAATTATCATCCAGAGGGAGGAACTCGCATGGTAAcaagttataataataataatactatcCAAGTTCCCTATGCTTTTTCCTAATACCTTTTGGACTCAATATGTAATTCTTGTCATCTTACCATTTCAGAAAGAGAGAGGAGGAACGAAAGTCGAAGGAGTATATCAACAAGGACATTGTCTTGTAGAGTGGGCAGCATCAATGAAGTCAATCCGAGCAGGAAGCACGGAATGGTTCTTCCTTTTGAGCCTCTTTCAATCACCTTTGATGATATCAGATACGCTGTTGACATGCCTCAGGTATCTATCTATTTCTGACCTTTGTGCAGAAGATATCCTTTATTTATTAAACTAATCTCTACAACTCAATTGTTGAACTTTCAAAGACAATTTTAAGACAGTTGCTACTGAAGGATTTTGTTGCAGTCTCTCTATTATATAATAAACAAACCTATTAACATCTTTAACAGGAAATGAAAGCTCAGGGCTTACTGGAGGATAGGCTAGAACTTCTCAAGGGTGTGAGTGGTGCTTTTAGGCCAGGAGTCCTAACAGCTCTGATGGGAGTCAGTGGTGCTGGAAAGACTACTCTAATGGATGTCTTAGCTGGAAGGAAGACTGGTGGATACATTGAGGGAACTGTCAAAATATCTGGATACCCCAAAAAGCAAGAAACATTTGCTCGAATTGCAGGGTACTGTGAGCAAACTGATATCCACTCTCCTCATGTCACAGTCTATGAGTCATTAGTTTACTCTGCGTGGCTTAGGTTACCCCCAGAAGTAGATTCTAGAACAAGAAAGGTATGAATGAACAAGATCAATGGCTGCTTCATGATCTTGCACTTGCTCATCCTCAGGCAGTTATTATGGCTAACTAGTTAAAATTCTGCTTTGTGTATGATTTCATTGTTATCTCTTAAGATGTTCCTTGAGGAAGTCATGGAGCTTGTGGAGTTGACTCCAGTAAGGGAAGCACTTGTTGGACTGCCAGGCGTGAATGGTCTCTCAACCGAGCAGCGCAAGAGACTGACAATTGCAGTTGAGCTCGTTGCAAACCCGTCTATCATATTTATGGATGAGCCAACCTCTGGCTTGGATGCAAGAGCTGCAGCCATTGTGATGAGAACTGTGAGAAATACTGTTGACACAGGAAGAACTGTGGTCTGCACCATTCACCAGCCAAGCATAGATATATTTGATGCTTTTGATGAGGTGACATTAGAATCTTTTTCCTCTCTTAGCATTGTTTGAAAAGTAATATATTTCTTAATAGAGCtaaaagttttgaatttggatcaTTGCAGTTGTTTCTTCTGAAGCGAGGAGGTGAAGAGATTTTTGTGGGTCCTTTAGGCCGCCATTCTTCACATTTGATCAAGTACCTTGAGGTAAGTAAATTAAAACTACATCAAACCATAATATATGCATTGGCTGCATAGTTTTGCCTTTTCAAGTGCTAAACCTAAGTGAATCGAGTTTGATCAGGACATTGGGAGAGTCCCTAAAATCAAAGATGGCTACAATCCCGCCACTTGGATGTTGGAGGTTACCTCAGAAGCACAAGAAGAAGCTCTAGGTGTTAACTTTACTGAAATATATAAGAACTCAGAACTACATAGGTAAAACTCCCCCATAACAAAAGTTTGTGGAATAGTTCATTAACAAAAAGAGTCAAACTTTTTTAAGATAGAAGCTAATGGTATTATAATTACAAATGGTTCAGAAGAAATAAGGCCTTGATCAATGAACTAAGTAATCCTCCCCCAGGCTCAGAGGATATTCAATTCCCTACCCAATACTCTCAATCTTTCTTCATGCAATGCATGGCTTGTCTATGGAAACAACGCTTGTCATATTGGAGAAACCCGCCATACACTGCAGTTAGACTATTGTTCACTACTTTCATAGCTTTGATGTTTGGGACTATATTCTGGGGTCTTGGCACCAAAAGGTAGAATGAAAAAAAGGAGCTAGTGAGTCTATATGTTCAAAATTTGATAACCCTTCATCTCTGCCATTAACTTGACCATTTGTAAAAATGCAGGCGAAGGCAACAAGATGTTATGAACGCAATGGGGTCTATGTATGCAGCTGTTCTCTTCATTGGTGTACAAAATGCTTCATCAGTACAGCCAGTTGTGGCCATTGAAAGAACAGTCTTTTATAGAGAAAGAGCCGCTGGAATGTACTCATCTATGCCTTATGCCTTTGGACAGGTATCTACACCATGAAACTTATAATCTTCTTCTTAACAATTTGGAGACCCTTACATTGATTAAAATTCAATGTACTTATTAGAAATCATTTTAAATAAAGTTGACACAATGATTCTGGGGAATATTTTAGAGTAGAGGAACATACATTGAACCTCAACATTGTTTTGAAATGGGTTTTTatctattttgtggttgatatGGATTTGCAGGTAATGATTGAGCTGCCATACATATTTGTTCAGACCATTATATATGGAGTAATAGTATATGCAATGATAGGATTTGATTGGACAGTAAGCAAGTTTTTTTGGTACATCTTCTTCATGTACTTCACTTTTCTCTACTTCACTTTCTATGGGATGATGACCGTTGCTGTGACACCTAACCATAACATTGCTGCCATCATTTCCTCTGCTTTCTACGCAATATGGAACCTTTTCTCTGGATTCATCATTCCCAGAACGGTAAATTCTCCTCCAACCTTTTGTTGTTTCTTTTTTCCAAAGAAAAATGATAGCAAACAAGTCCCCATGAATTAAgttttttttgttatttcttcTACATTCTAATTctaatattattatatgatttgaCATGTAGAGAATGCCAATTTGGTGGAGATGGTACTTCTGGGCTTGTCCAGTGTCATGGACTTTGTACGGATTGGTTGCATCGCAGTTTGGAGACGTAAAAGAAACGTTTGACTCGGGTCAAACTGTGGAGGATTTTGTGAGGAGTTATTTTGGGTTCGAAAGTGAATTTCTGGGTGTTGTGGCCGTTGTCATTGTTGGGATTTCTGTGCTATTTGGTTTCACATTTGGGTTTTCGATAAAGACTTTTAACTTCCAAAAGAGATGAAACCAAGTCAAGCCAAACCAACCAAACCATACTGTTAAGAAATGAAAATAACCTAACTCAGTGTCGTTTTATGTGAAGTGCTACAAGTCGTTTCTCTTGTTTTAATTTCTTTGacaactcattatttaaatatgttTGTAAAGATATTTGTTAGGATTCTTTCTGTTAAAATATTCTTATGTAGTCACCCGTGCACTGTATATTGATGATGAGCTGTACCTCACTGCAGTGTATTTTAGAAGCTTTGTAATTGTTTACCCTActgaatataaatataaaaatgttaTCTCATCCTCCACTTGAGAAGGAGAGCTGAACCTTATTCATTACAAATTTCTACATTTTCCCTCTTGGTATCAGAGCACAGGTTCTTCGGCGTAAGTTCAGGATGTCGACTGCCAGCGACAATACTCCCACCTCAGCTCCGATCATTAGCAATGCTGCTAATCGGTCTACAACAACTCAacaaccttcttcttctcttaactCTGTTGCTCCACAGTTTGGGAGCACGCTCCGTCAACCTTTTGCTCTCAAACTGGATAGGAACAACTTCTCCCTTTGGAAAACAATGGTTAATGCCATTGTCTGAGGACATCGTCTTAATGGGTATCTAAATGGTACTCGAGCAAGACCCACTGAGTTCCTTCCCTCTACGCCTTCTTCAGATGGTCAACCAAGTCTTGGACTCGAGGTGAGCCCTGAATTTGAGCAGTGGATTGTAAATGACTAGCTGCTCATGGGATGGTTGTATGGTTCAATGTCTAAAACCATGGCTACCGAAGTAATGGGATGTGATTCCTTTGTAACTCTGTGGAAATCTTTGGAGGCCCTCTATGGTGCTCATTCCAAGTCCAAGATGGATGAATATCGTACTAAAATACAAACAACAAGGAAAGGGTCCCTATCGATGGCAGATTATCTCAGAGAAAAGAGACAATGGGCAGATGTCTAGCCCTTGCAGGTGATCCCTACCCAGAAACTCAATCAGTTGCTAATGTGCTATCTGGTTTGGATGTAGATTATCTACCTATTATTGTGCTTGTTGAGGCACGACAATCCACTTCATGGCAAGAATTGCAAGATATCCTTCTTAGCTATGACAGTAAGATGAAACGCTTAAATTCCCTCTCTGGAACAAGCAAAATTCTCAATGGCTTGTCATCTCCAACAACAAACTTGGCTAACAAAGGGCCAAGTTCAGGTGGCAACCACAACTCTGGACATCACGGTGCAAGAGGAGGCTCTCCCAGAAATCGTGGTCGTACTAGTGGTCACGGTCGAGGAGGACGTTCCAGTGGTGGTGGTCCAAAACTAACCTGTCAAGTTTGCAGAAAATATGGACATTCCACAGCCT from the Humulus lupulus chromosome X, drHumLupu1.1, whole genome shotgun sequence genome contains:
- the LOC133803344 gene encoding pleiotropic drug resistance protein 1-like, producing MENGDTYRVSSSRLGSSSIWRNSALEVFSRSSREEDDEEALKWAAIEKLPTYLRVRRGILTEAEGQAREIDIKHLGILERRNILERLVKIAEKDNEKFLMKFKNRIDRVGLDIPTIEVRFEHLNVEAEAYAGGRALPTMLNFSINILEGFLNFLHIIPSRKKALPILHDVSGIVKPRRMTLLLGPPISGKTTLLLALAGKLDEDLKFSGRVAYNGHGLEEFVPERTSAYISQHDLHIGEMTVRETLAFSARCQGVGPRYEMLAELSRREKEANIMPDPDLDIYMKAAALEGQEYNVVTDYILKILGLEVCADTMVGDEMVRGISGGQKKRLTTGEMLVGPAKVLFMDEISTGLDSSSTFQIVNSLRQSIHILNGTAVISLLQPAPETYDLFDDIILLSDGYIVYQGPRENVLEFFECMGFKCPERKGVADFLQEVTSKKDQEQYWASKDDPYNFVSSKEFAEAFQSFHIGRKVGDELATPFDKSKGHPAALTTQKYGVSMKELFKACSAREWLLMKRNSFVYIFKMTQLTIMALIAMTLFFRTEMHHDTQTDAGIYLGALFFIIIIIMFNGFSELALTIMKLPVFFKQRDLLFYPAWAYSLPTWILKIPITFMEVAIWVVLTYYVIGFDPNIERFFRQFLLLLCINQMASGLFRFMGSLGRNIIVANTFGSFALLAVLVMGGFILTRDDVRPWWIWGYWISPMMYGQNAIAVNEFLGKSWSHIPPNSTEPIGITLLKSRGIFPEARWYWIGVGATIGYILLFNFLFTLALKYLNPFGKPQAVLSKEAFEEKKDASRIGESIDQLSSRGRNSHERERRNESRRSISTRTLSCRVGSINEVNPSRKHGMVLPFEPLSITFDDIRYAVDMPQEMKAQGLLEDRLELLKGVSGAFRPGVLTALMGVSGAGKTTLMDVLAGRKTGGYIEGTVKISGYPKKQETFARIAGYCEQTDIHSPHVTVYESLVYSAWLRLPPEVDSRTRKMFLEEVMELVELTPVREALVGLPGVNGLSTEQRKRLTIAVELVANPSIIFMDEPTSGLDARAAAIVMRTVRNTVDTGRTVVCTIHQPSIDIFDAFDELFLLKRGGEEIFVGPLGRHSSHLIKYLEDIGRVPKIKDGYNPATWMLEVTSEAQEEALGVNFTEIYKNSELHRRNKALINELSNPPPGSEDIQFPTQYSQSFFMQCMACLWKQRLSYWRNPPYTAVRLLFTTFIALMFGTIFWGLGTKRRRQQDVMNAMGSMYAAVLFIGVQNASSVQPVVAIERTVFYRERAAGMYSSMPYAFGQVMIELPYIFVQTIIYGVIVYAMIGFDWTVSKFFWYIFFMYFTFLYFTFYGMMTVAVTPNHNIAAIISSAFYAIWNLFSGFIIPRTRMPIWWRWYFWACPVSWTLYGLVASQFGDVKETFDSGQTVEDFVRSYFGFESEFLGVVAVVIVGISVLFGFTFGFSIKTFNFQKR